GAATTAGACCGTGGGGTATTTGTTGTCTTTGCTACGCTTCGTATGCTATCGACGTGTCGTGCATATCGTGTCGTCATGTAGATGATCTATCTTCTCATCTCAACCCCCCTATGTGCCCCCTTCTCCCAGTCCTTGGCCCTGACGGGGTTTTATAATACAGTCTTTGCAGCATTTCATTTAGTTattcattcttttttctttcccgtCTCTTAAGGACCTtctaatactataataaaacacAAAATAAAAGATACCCCAAAATCTGCCCTATCATGACCCGATACGGCACCGAAGCAGACGCCGAGCCTGCCGGCGTGGGCTCTGACATTGAGGCCTTTGGAAACGGATACCGTCACCGTATCAGTGAGGATGAAGCCGACGAGGAAACGTCGCTGTTGCAGAACAACGATCTGCCAGCCGATATTGCGCCCTCCAAGGGATTCCGCCGCCTCGTCGTGGGAATGTGCGTCCtgttcctcttcatcgtcgagGTCAGCCAGTACATTCTCAATCCTCCCATGGAGCAGATCATGGAGGATGTCATATGCCGGCGTTACCACCCGGATCATGCCATAGCGATGCCGCAGCTTCACGATAACCGGTGCAAGGACACAGAAGTGCAGAAGACCCTGGCCATGGTGCGGTCGTGGAGCACGTCTCTCGATATGCTGCTCCGTAAGTGTTGACAAAGATTCTAGACTCTGGTTCCATTACCTCTTGCCGCTGACATTTGAGCCATAGCGCTTTTCGTCCAAATCTCTTTTGGAGTCGTTGCTGACAAGTATGGCCGTCGTCTTGTCatatttctctccctctttggATGTTTCCTCGAGCAAGCTTGGATAACCACTGTCCGTATGTAATatcctccctctcttcttccttcttccaccTTTTGTCCgatctttttttccatctgACCTTGCCCTTGCACAGTATTCTTCCCCGATACTTTCTCCATATGGAGCATCCTATACGGCAGCATTTTCCTCTTaatcggcggcggcagccagATGGTCGTTGCCATGATTTCGACCATCGTTGCCGACGTCGTCCCCGTTTCCGAGAGAACTGGCGCATTTTACCTGATTTACGCCATGAAtcttctcatctccatcGTTGTCAACCCCATCGCTGCATTCCTTCTCAGCATTGATCCTTGGCTTGCAATGTGGATCGGAAACACCGTCCTCACCATAGGCATGCTGTCGTCTGCTCTCATCCCGGAGACGCTCAAGTTCCGCCAGGCTGCCGA
The Trichoderma asperellum chromosome 7, complete sequence DNA segment above includes these coding regions:
- a CDS encoding uncharacterized protein (EggNog:ENOG41~TransMembrane:12 (i60-79o126-146i153-175o181-208i220-243o249-268i333-355o375-396i408-426o432-455i467-490o502-522i)); translated protein: MTRYGTEADAEPAGVGSDIEAFGNGYRHRISEDEADEETSLLQNNDLPADIAPSKGFRRLVVGMCVLFLFIVEVSQYILNPPMEQIMEDVICRRYHPDHAIAMPQLHDNRCKDTEVQKTLAMVRSWSTSLDMLLPLFVQISFGVVADKYGRRLVIFLSLFGCFLEQAWITTVLFFPDTFSIWSILYGSIFLLIGGGSQMVVAMISTIVADVVPVSERTGAFYLIYAMNLLISIVVNPIAAFLLSIDPWLAMWIGNTVLTIGMLSSALIPETLKFRQAADNKRRGQDGSSTAQQETLLPSKKLPSARELAQRAWFSAKNDVSHVWRFIFTSKTVVLLLLAYGPFYLIKLTFVLDILQYMTRRFNWEWSTATYINTVSSLAGVFTLLVLLPISSSILSKRFRFDSISRDLFLARASIVVFIAGSLLTALAGVPWLFICAMVITNIGVGVSSLCRALLNAVVEPHTVATLNTTMSTMETLVGFLGAPVMGWLLSRGMELGGVWMGLPYLATTLLGVGVMTALVFVRL